ctgaaggtctggagttcaaatcccagcaaccacatggtggctcacaaccatccgtaacaagatctgacgccctcttctggagtgtctgaggacagctacagtgtacttacatataaataaataaataaataaataaataaataaataaaacttaaaaaaaaaataacacacacacacacatttaaaacagatacaaataaaaagtaaactttcaaaacaaaccaactaatCCCGGGGCAGGGGGAGCAAAATCCAGTTTCCATTTATGAAGTTTAATTCTTTTTCTAGAGGTGAATTTCTATTATGAAAAATGTTCAAGAATTAAAATTTAGCAGTTAACTTCTTTAATTAATAAGAAATGTTTtgttagccgggtgtggtggcgtacgcctttaatcccagcacttgggaggcagaggcaggcagatttctgagttcgaggccagcctggtctacaaagtgagttccaggacagccaggaggactatacagagaaaccctgtctcgaaaaaccaaaaaaaaaaaaaaaaaaaaaaagaagaaagaaagaaaagaaatgttttgttttgttatagggctttttgcttttgctatttttttctttttgagacaggttcttactatgtagccttgagcTTTATGTTACCGAGTtgcctctaactcacagaaatccacctgtctctgcctcctgagtgctgggattaaagacgtgtccctagggttggagagatggcttagaagttaagagcactgacggctcttccgaaggtcctgagttcagatcccagcaaccacatggtggctcacgaccatccgtaatgagatctgatgccctcttctggagtgtctgaagacagctacggtgtacttacatataataaataaataaatcttaaaacaaacaaacaaataaaacgtGTGCCTATTTATGGCTTGCTGTaggctttgtcttgttttaagaACCATTCCAAGCATAAAAATCGTCAATCCCATAATTCAGGATCAAGAGCCCAAAGTTTTCCTAGACAGGAGAGTAAATTTAaggcctaggctacatgagaccgtgtcttttgttttttgtttgattggttggttttggttttttcgagacagggtttctctgtgtagccctggctgtcctggaactcactccgtagaccaggctggcctcgaactcagaaatccgcctgcctctgcctcccaagtgctgggattaaaggtgtgcgccaccaccgcccggctgtgagaccatgtcttaaTAAAAAAGTACCCACTGTTCCTTTCCTCCCTTACCCACAAGTCACTTGTGCTGACTCTAGGAAATTTGGAGTGTTCCAATGAATGGAAGTCCATCACCCTGAACTGTCAGACAATGTGTGACAATATGGGGTTCTTTCTGGAAGCCTTTGTTTCCCCTCAGgcctggtttggtttggcttaGCGTGTAGAGAGACGCTTTCTGATTCAGTTTACAGCGCTGACTTTATGTGCTTGGAACAAAACTGTGATACTTCCAAAAGCTAGGACACTCTGTCCCCTCTGGGAATTGTGTGGGCGGGGCACACCACCACAGTGATGTTCTTGATCTCAGAAAGTCAGGCACCAGGATTCACGGGACCAGGGGCAGCTAAAGCAGTATCATTTGTATCTTACCTTCGCAGCTTTCGGAATCCTTTCTAGATTCtaactacttcttcttcttctttttctttctcaagcCTCAGAGCTTCAGAACCCAGCTCGGTGAACCAGCGGTGACCCATTTGTTTAACTCCTCCTAGCTCATGCATTCTTTGAGTCTTGGTCACGGGAATGTTTTGTCTGGTCAGACGCAAAGCCGTCAGCGGGACAGAACCCACGCTGAACACTCATGATGTGTCGGCAGGGGCCTGGGAAAAGGGAGCCCCTGGTGGCTCACCTCTGAAGCAGCTGTTTCTTTTTGTCTCCGGTTTTAAAAGCTCTCTGGAAGTGGCCTGATATCCGAGTCTTCTCCAAGAAGGGAAACGTTGAAGTTTTCATTAAATATGTTGACGTCTTATGTTTTGAAAAGCAGTAGAGTGTCGAAGGCAAGAACCCCAGAACCCTGCCCATCCTCTTGTGAGCCCTTGGTAATTATCTAACAAACCTATCATGTGTCCACTGGGCTGGACCATCTGCGGGGAGAAGTTCCAGAAACCCAAGATGCCTTGGGGTTCATCTGCTTCCGGAAGCAGCTAGCCGTGGTCTTGGTATtcttccctgcccaccccacatcttgagctctctctctctctcccctccccccccccgctgtgCTCCGTCCTGATGTATACGGCCTTCATAGCTGTGAAGCTGAAGGATGACTTTGCTCTTTGGATCGGACTACAGCGAAGGAGCGAGCCCTGTGTGTAGAAGTCTATGGGAAGAGACGAACACTAAACATGTCTCCGCCAAACCAGTCCCTAGAAGGCCTTCCTCAGGAGGCCTCCAACAGATCCCTGAACGCGACAGGGGCTTGGGACCCAGAGGTCCTACAAGCTCTCAGAATCTCGCTCGTGGTGGTCCTGTCCGTCATCACCCTGGCTACCGTCCTCTCCAATGCCTTCGTCCTTACCACCATCCTGCTCACCAAGAAGCTCCACACCCCGGCCAACTATCTCATTGGCTCCTTGGCCACCACCGACCTCCTGGTTTCTATCTTGGTCATGCCCATCAGCATAGCCTACACCGCCACCCGCACCTGGAACTTTGGCCAGATCCTGTGTGACATCTGGGTGTCTTCGGACATCACATGCTGCACGGCCTCCATCTTGCATCTCTGTGTCATTGCTCTGGACAGATACTGGGCCATCACCGATGCCCTGGAGTACAGCAAGCGTCGGACCGCAGGCCACGCAGCAGCCATGATTGCGGCTGTCTGGGTCATCTCCATCTGTATCTCCATCCCTCCACTCTTCTGGCGGCAGGCCACAGCTCACGAGGAGATGTCCGACTGCCTGGTGAACACATCTCAGATTTCTTATACCATCTACTCGACCTGTGGGGCCTTCTATATCCCATCCATCTTGCTCATTATCCTGTATGGCCGCATATACGTGGCCGCCCGGAGTCGAATCCTGAACCCACCCTCCCTCTACGGGAAGCGCTTCACAACTGCACAGCTTATCACAGGCTCCGCTGGCTCTTCGCTCTGCTCGCTCAACCCCAGCCTTCATGAGAGCCATACACACACAGTTGGCTCACCTCTCTTTTTCAACCAGGTGAAAATCAAGCTTGCTGATAGCATCCTAGAACGCAAGAGGATCTCTGCAGCCCGAGAAAGGAAAGCCACTAAGACCCTGGGCATCATTCTGGGGGCCTTTATCATCTGCTGGCTGCCTTTCTTTGTGGTATCGTTGGTCCTCCCCATCTGCAGGGACTCCTGTTGGATCCACCCGGCCCTCTTTGACTTCTTCACGTGGCTAGGTTATTTAAACTCTCTCATTAACCCCATCATCTACACTGTGTTCAATGAAGACTTTCGACAAGCATTTcagaaagttgtccatttcagGAAGGCCTCTTAGTCAGACTTGGGGGTGACTCTTGTTCACCCATTATGTCCTGTAACCCCACTggggttgtcttttttttttttttttaattactgccGTTTCTCTGAGACCTGGGTTGATTTGTGCTATCTTGGGTCTTGGATTAAATCAATAGATTTGTTCTGTGTTTGATTGCCAGCATCCTCCAGGCTCCTGGATCACCTAAAGCTAGGCCATTGTGTTGTGTAAAGGGGGGACAGGACTGACGACATCCCTTAACATAATATCCTTGTGGTTCTCTGGGTTGGAAGAAATATAAGCTTTAGGACCCAGGTAAGAAAATGTCTTACTCTCTAGCAGGCTTGGAGGGAAGGCCATCTGGTCTACCTGGAATTTTACAGAGGGCTGTTAAGAATGGGTGTGATTATTGGcttgaattaaaaaagaatttggagTTAGAATGGAGGGGTTGTCATCTCCTGTAGCTCATTGATTAGAAGATAGCACCCAGGAATTGTTTCCGCTGGGTCCTGGTTGACCATAAGGAAAGTGGTATCGGTGACCCAGCGTAGATGGAGAGAAAGTCAGAAAGTGGCAGCAGGAGAGAGGTATACTTGGGACCAGATCAGCTCtgcatccttccttcttccctctgacTCTGTTATGTAATGTTCCGAAGGTAAAAACCCACCATCCTGCCGCTCAGGAAGACTGACCAGTGCGGGACACTCGAAGCTTTGAGTGGGACACCTTATTCTGcctgttctgatttttttcccctgaattaTTCTTTTATATAACACTTATCCTCAGAGTTCATAAGATGTTGAGTGTTACCAAATAAACCGCATGAGACACAGCGAGCAGTGAAGTCTTTACACAATTATATATTCGCCGATTGCCCCATATATGTGCATACGATGAGTGTGTAAGGCTGTGTGGCACGCCACACCTCTGGTGTCGGTCCTTTCCTTACATCTTTTTTGAAGCCAGACTCCCTTGTCTCTCCACCCCTACCTTGCATATTCTAAGCTAGTTAGTCCACAACCTCCAGGGAtggtctctgtttctgcctcctatcTCATCACAGAAGTGTTAGGACTGcagccacacatgcacacatacatgcacacacgcaggGCAATATTCAGCTTTTTACACAGGTTCCAGGGATGgattctccacccccaccccaccccctacccccaccccccgccccctacccccacccagaATTACAGACTTTCATATCATTTGCATATAATTATCATAACATTTGCAAAAAACCTGAACCTCCTAACTGTGGNNNNNNNNNNNNNNNNNNNNNNNNNNNNNNNNNNNNNNNNNNNNNNNNNNNNNNNNNNNNNNNNNNNNNNNNNNNNNNNNNNNNNNNNNNNNNNNNNNNNNNNNNNNNNNNNNNNNNNNNNNNNNNNNNNNNNNNNNNNNNNNNNNNNNNNNNNNNNNNNNNNNNNNNNNNNNNNNNNNNNNNNNNNNNNNNNNNNNNNNNNNNNNNNNNNNNNNNNNNNNNNNNNNNNNNNNNNNNNNNNNNNNNNNNNNNNNNNNNNNNNNNNNNNNNNNNNNNNNNNNNNNNNNNNNNNNNNNNNNNNNNNNNNNNNNNNNNNNNNNNNNNNNNNNNNNNNNNNNNNNNNNNNNNNNNNNNNNNNNNNNNNNNNNNNNNNNNNNNNNNNNNNNNNNNNNNNNNNNNNNNNNNNNNNNNNNNNNNNNNNNNNNNNNNNNNNNNNNNNNNNNNNNNNNNNNNNNNNNNNNNNNNNNNNNNNNNNNNNNNNNNNNNNNNNNNNNNNNNNNNNNNNNNNNNNNNNNNNNNNNNNNNNNNNNNNNNNNNNNNNNNNNNNNNNNNNNNNNNNNNNNNNNNNNNNNNNNNNNNNNNNNNNNNNNNNNNNgagttccaggatagccagggctacacagagaaaccctgtctcgaaaaacccaacaaaacaaaacgtcCCTACCATTTTGGAGATCCAAGAATTGACCTATTCAAGCTCAGGCAGCAATAAGATAACAACAGTAGTGGCAGTAACAGCTCCTCTAAAGTACCCCCGTGATctgtgtctcccccccccacaccaagTGCTCTGTgtccccccctcacacacaccccgCCATGCTCTCTGTGTACCCCCCTCCCAgggctctctgtgtctcttttcacttgttctcttcctcctcgTCTTACAGATGCAAGAAAGAAATGTGGCTGTGGTCAGAGGAGGGCTTTGTTACGAGACAGCTTCATAACGATGAGCCCTGGTGGGAAGACAAGGGTCAGGAACTGCGCTGAGGCTGAGATGGCGGGAGAAGAATCATTGGAAGGCAGGGCACATGGTCCCAGGTGGGACAGCAGCAGAGCTTCTGGGGTTCCACGAGGCCTCAGCCACAGGGAGAGGAGTGAGAGTCAGATGTCAGCAAggctgggaaggagaggagggcaaCCCAGAGAGAGAAGTTTGTTCTAGATGTGTTCTTACAGTTCAGTTCCTGGACTCCCTACTCAGAATCACTCCATGAGCTTGCTGACCCTGGATCCACGGTCTCAGGTCCCTGAATCAGAACCTCTGATGAGAAGAGGTGGGAGTCTGTTTTGTGACAAGGGATCACTGTGTCATCCAGGGTGACTTTGAACCTCAGGTTGGCTCAAGTGatcttcttgcttcagcctcccgagTAGCTGAATGGCAGGTGCAAACCATTACACCCGGTATCCTAGGTTACTGGTGAAGTCGGCTTTCTAATAAACCCCACTTCCTGTACTGAGCGATTACCATGTCATTACACCTTGGGATTGGTGCAATTAGTGTCTTGAGGCTGTGCAGCCTCTCTCTGCAGCAGAAACAGTCAACGTGCTCATTGGTCCTCTTTGCCTGGTAGACTGGACCTTCTggcctcccttctttctttccttccttcctttagaagTAAGATCTCCTGTACCCCAGCTCTCCTTACCACCACAGGCAATTTATATTGTCCTGGGGGGGTCGAAACCAGGGCACCGGGCAAGCACTGTATGAACCCTCCAGTTTTTAAGCCTTGTTTTTCCTGTCTCTTCACCTTGCTTTGTGATGTCTTCCTGATCCTGGAAAGAATGGGAATTTAGAGTCTATGTAGGAAAGCATTCAATGGCTCTGTGACGCTGGACACAGGCTAAGTCCCAGGACTGTGGCATAGTGGTTGTGTGATGCAGGGGTGAATTGCCCaatctctctgtgcttcagtttcttgtCTGGGAATGGGGTCATCTGTATTGAGTccatggagtgggggtgggaaggtggggtgggagtgggtggggggaggtgggggtgggggttgtgagGAATGAATAAGGTAGGGATCATAAACACTTTGCACAGTAAAACATAAAATGTCACTGGCTCCTACTCAAGAGCTTTGAGTAAATTATAAAAGAAGTTCAAACGCCAAAGGTCTTCAAGGCTTGTCTCAACTAGAGCGAAAGTCAACAATCACTTTACAAACAGCTTTTTGAGATATAGTTTACACGTGTCATGCAATTAAAGGGTCTGGGGGCATACCTCAGTGCTGTATGGAGCGCTGCATAGCTTATagaaggtcctgggtttgatccagaGCATGGGAAGCATCCTTAACAGTgcctgggtgtgatggtgcatgcctgtgatcatagcagaggtaggaggattgccttgagtgtgaagccagcctggaccacatagaGAAATCTCATTTCAAACGAGCAGGGAGTGCTGGTTGGTGGGTGGCTCACACCTCTTGTCTCAGTACtcccggaggcagagacaggcaaaactatgagtttgaggtcagcctggcctacacagtgagtgagttccagggtgcGGTGTTCTTGGTCTACAGaagacagccagggagggctggCATATACCT
Above is a window of Mus pahari chromosome 6, PAHARI_EIJ_v1.1, whole genome shotgun sequence DNA encoding:
- the Htr1d gene encoding 5-hydroxytryptamine receptor 1D, translated to MSPPNQSLEGLPQEASNRSLNATGAWDPEVLQALRISLVVVLSVITLATVLSNAFVLTTILLTKKLHTPANYLIGSLATTDLLVSILVMPISIAYTATRTWNFGQILCDIWVSSDITCCTASILHLCVIALDRYWAITDALEYSKRRTAGHAAAMIAAVWVISICISIPPLFWRQATAHEEMSDCLVNTSQISYTIYSTCGAFYIPSILLIILYGRIYVAARSRILNPPSLYGKRFTTAQLITGSAGSSLCSLNPSLHESHTHTVGSPLFFNQVKIKLADSILERKRISAARERKATKTLGIILGAFIICWLPFFVVSLVLPICRDSCWIHPALFDFFTWLGYLNSLINPIIYTVFNEDFRQAFQKVVHFRKAS